A genomic segment from Clostridia bacterium encodes:
- a CDS encoding dual specificity protein phosphatase family protein produces the protein MNIKILSRTKAVKLSYKDLEGTKVIISISDPESERAHFNRENNSIKEVLYLSFYDVGEETMDAFGTGGRMTADDAKKTARFVIKWKDMADAIWINCEAGVSRSAGIALSIMEYLNMDLSPVLKSTVYCPNMLCYELTKKALSEALDG, from the coding sequence ATGAACATCAAAATACTGAGCAGAACAAAAGCGGTCAAGCTGAGTTACAAAGATCTTGAAGGCACAAAGGTAATAATTTCGATAAGCGACCCAGAGAGCGAAAGGGCGCACTTTAATAGGGAGAATAATTCGATCAAAGAGGTGCTGTATCTTTCTTTTTATGACGTCGGCGAAGAAACAATGGATGCTTTCGGCACCGGCGGACGTATGACTGCCGACGACGCCAAAAAGACAGCCCGTTTTGTTATTAAGTGGAAGGATATGGCCGACGCGATCTGGATAAATTGCGAGGCCGGCGTCTCGCGCAGCGCAGGCATTGCCTTGTCGATAATGGAATATCTGAATATGGATCTTAGTCCTGTACTAAAGAGCACGGTCTATTGTCCGAATATGCTCTGTTACGAGC